In Glycine max cultivar Williams 82 chromosome 7, Glycine_max_v4.0, whole genome shotgun sequence, a single window of DNA contains:
- the LOC100813493 gene encoding probable methyltransferase PMT15 produces MANTNNFLTQLHNCTRKKPNTLFTNLYLLTFATFLCTLFYFLGLWRHYPTTTAAAIAAVAESSSLCFHPNTTVTTQSSTSLDFAAHHLLPDLPPTVARGPYLPPCASPFSEHTPCEDQQRSLSFPRHRLAYRERHCPAPEERLRCRIPAPYGYRQPLRWPASRDAAWYANAPHKELTVEKKGQNWVRFDGNRFRFPGGGTMFPRGADQYINDIGKLINLRDGSVRTAIDTGCGVASFGAYLLSRDILTMSFAPRDTHISQVQFALERGIPALIGILATIRLPYPSRAFDMAHCSRCLIPWGQYDGVYMTEIDRVLRPGGYWILSGPPINYEKHWRGWERTHESLKEEQDGIEDVAKSLCWKKLVQKDDLAVWQKPTNHAHCKLKRKIFKSGSRPLCGEAQDPDTAWYTKLDTCLTPLPEVKNIKEVSGGGGLANWPNRLTSIPPRIRSESLEGITAEMFTENTKLWKKRLAYYKKLDHQLAERGRYRNLLDMNAYLGGFAAALVDDPVWVMNIVPVEAEINTLGVVYERGLIGTYQNWCEAMSTYPRTYDFIHGDSVFSLYQNRCDMVDILLEMDRILRPQGSVILRDDVDVLTKVKIIADEMQWDARITDHEEGPYERQKILVAVKEYWTSPPPERNQHS; encoded by the exons ATGGCAAACACAAATAACTTCTTAACCCAACTTCACAATTGCACCCGCAAAAAACCTAACACCCTATTCACCAACCTCTACCTTCTCACCTTTGCTACCTTTCTTTGTACCCTTTTCTACTTCCTCGGCCTCTGGCGCCACTACCCCACCACCACCGCCGCTGCCATCGCCGCCGTCGCAGAATCCTCCTCCCTATGCTTCCACCCCAACACCACCGTCACAACCCAATCATCCACCAGTCTCGACTTCGCCGCCCACCACCTCCTCCCGGACCTTCCTCCCACGGTGGCGCGTGGGCCCTATCTCCCTCCTTGCGCGTCCCCCTTCTCCGAGCACACCCCCTGCGAGGACCAACAACGATCCCTTTCATTCCCGAGACACAGACTCGCGTACCGGGAGCGGCACTGTCCAGCACCGGAGGAGCGTCTCCGGTGCCGGATTCCAGCGCCGTACGGATACCGGCAGCCGCTGCGGTGGCCGGCGAGCCGCGACGCCGCGTGGTACGCGAACGCGCCGCACAAGGAATTAACCGTAGAGAAAAAAGGCCAGAACTGGGTCCGGTTCGATGGGAACCGGTTCAGGTTCCCCGGCGGCGGGACCATGTTTCCCCGTGGCGCCGACCAATACATCAACGACATTGGGAAGCTTATTAATCTCAGAGATGGGTCTGTCCGAACCGCCATTGACACCGGTTGTGGG GTTGCAAGCTTTGGAGCTTATCTTCTATCCCGTGACATTTTAACAATGTCATTTGCACCAAGAGATACTCATATATCCCAGGTTCAATTTGCTCTTGAACGAGGTATTCCTGCATTGATTGGAATTCTTGCCACAATCAGGCTTCCATACCCTTCAAGGGCCTTTGACATGGCTCATTGCTCTCGTTGCCTCATTCCTTGGGGCCAGTATG ATGGAGTATACATGACTGAAATTGATCGAGTGCTACGTCCAGGGGGGTATTGGATTCTATCAGGGCCACCAATAAACTATGAGAAACACTGGAGAGGTTGGGAAAGGACTCATGAAAGTCTCAAAGAAGAACAGGATGGTATTGAGGATGTAGCTAAGAGTCTATGCTGGAAAAAGTTGGTGCAAAAGGACGACCTTGCAGTATGGCAGAAGCCAACCAATCATGCACATTGCAAACTCAAGCGAAAGATCTTCAAGAGTGGTAGTAGACCCTTATGTGGTGAGGCACAGGATCCAGACACAGCATG GTACACTAAGCTGGATACATGCTTGACCCCACTTCCTGAGGTAAAGAACATCAAAGAAGTTAGTGGCGGTGGGGGATTGGCTAACTGGCCTAATAGACTAACTTCAATTCCCCCAAGGATTAGAAGTGAGAGTTTGGAAGGAATAACGGCTGAGATGTTCACAGAAAATACCAAGTTATGGAAAAAGAGATTGGCATACTACAAGAAACTGGATCATCAACTAGCGGAGCGTGGGAGATACAGAAATCTGCTTGATATGAATGCTTACTTGGGAGGCTTTGCAGCTGCACTAGTTGATGATCCTGTGTGGGTCATGAACATTGTCCCTGTTGAGGCTGAAATCAACACCCTTGGTGTTGTGTATGAACGTGGATTGATTGGAACCTATCAGAACTG GTGTGAAGCCATGTCCACTTACCCGCGAACTTATGACTTCATACATGGTGATTCGGTTTTTAGCCTCTACCAGAACAG ATGTGATATGGTGGACATTCTTCTCGAGATGGACCGGATTTTGCGGCCACAAGGCAGTGTCATTTTGAGAGATGATGTGGATGTGTTGACGAAGGTGAAGATCATTGCAGATGAAATGCAATGGGATGCCAGAATTACAGACCATGAAGAAGGGCCTTATGAGAGACAGAAGATTCTGGTAGCAGTAAAAGAGTACTGGACATCCCCACCACCAGAGAGAAACCAACACAGCTAG
- the LOC100814033 gene encoding F-box protein PP2-A13 → MGASFSSCVCDGDATPSRPRLGDIPESCVALVLMYLDPPDICKLARLNRAFRDASVADFIWESKLPSNYKFIVEKALKDASVEELGKRDIYARLCRPNSFDNGTKEIWLDKRTGGVCLAISSQALRITGIDDRRYWSRISTEESRFHTVAYLQQIWWLEVEGDVDFQFPPGSYNVFFRLQLGRSSKRLGRRVCKTDDVHGWDIKPVKFQLTTSDGQHAVSQSHLDNPGNWILYHAGNFVSKNPNDLMKIKISLTQIDCTHTKGGLCVDSVFICNSDVKKEV, encoded by the exons ATGGGTGCTAGTTTTTCCTCTTGTGTTTGTGATGGTGATGCTACCCCTTCGAGGCCAAGGCTTGGGGACATACCCGAGAGTTGTGTGGCATTGGTGTTGATGTATTTGGACCCACCGGATATTTGCAAGCTTGCACGATTGAACAGGGCGTTTCGCGATGCTTCGGTGGCGGATTTCATTTGGGAATCGAAGTTGCCTTCGAATTATAAGTTCATTGTGGAGAAAGCTTTGAAGGATGCCTCTGTGGAAGAATTGGGGAAGAGGGATATTTATGCCAGACTCTGCAGGCCTAATTCGTTTGACAATGGGACCAAG GAAATTTGGCTGGATAAGAGGACAGGTGGGGTGTGTTTGGCGATTTCTTCCCAAGCTTTGAGGATTACAGGGATAGATGATCGGAGATATTGGAGTCGCATTTCAACTGAAGAGTCAAG ATTCCACACAGTTGCTTATCTTCAACAAATTTGGTGGCTTGAAGTGGAAGGAGATGTTGATTTTCAATTTCCTCCTGGGTCATACAATGTGTTCTTTAGACTCCAGCTTGGCCGGTCATCCAAGAGATTGGGTCGACGAGTTTGTAAGACGGACGACGTTCATGGCTGGGATATAAAACCTGTAAAATTTCAGCTAACAACTTCTGATGGTCAGCATGCTGTATCCCAAAGTCATTTGGATAATCCAGGGAACTGGATTCTCTACCATGCAGGAAACTTTGTTTCCAAGAATCCTAATGATCTGATGAAGATCAAAATTTCATTGACTCAAATTGATTGTACGCACACCAAAGGCGGTTTGTGTGTAGATTCTGTATTTATATGCAATAGCGATGTAAAAAAAGAGGTGTAG